A genomic stretch from Cellulomonas sp. KRMCY2 includes:
- a CDS encoding CaiB/BaiF CoA-transferase family protein codes for MTVSRDPSDGPLAGLTVVDASTLFAGPMAAMHLGDMGATVVKVEHPTRPDPSRGHGAAKNGINLWWKTLGRNKRTMTADLSSAGGRDVFLALAAQADVVIENFRPGTLERWGLGYDELSTHNPGLVLARVSGFGQIGPYRSRPGFGTLAEAMSGFAAMTGEPDGPPTLPPFGLGDGVASLATAYAVMVALHARQVSGRGQVIDLAIVEPILAMLGPQITRWDQLRTVQPRTGNRSTNNAPRNTYRTRDGHWLAVSTSAQSIAERVVRLVGRPELVDEPWFAAGATRAQHADELDEAVGGWIARRDRADVVAGFEEAQAAVAPVYDAADIVADPQFQALGTIHEIDDPELGPMRMQGPLFRLSEHDAVIGFTGRAHGADTDDLLAELGFTDVQVAALRRDGAV; via the coding sequence ATGACCGTCTCACGCGACCCGTCCGACGGACCCCTCGCGGGGCTGACGGTCGTCGACGCCTCCACCCTGTTCGCCGGACCGATGGCGGCGATGCACCTGGGGGACATGGGAGCGACGGTCGTCAAGGTCGAGCACCCCACCCGACCCGATCCCTCGCGCGGGCACGGCGCCGCGAAGAACGGCATCAACCTGTGGTGGAAGACCCTGGGCCGCAACAAGCGGACGATGACGGCCGACCTCAGCTCCGCCGGCGGACGTGACGTCTTCCTCGCGCTCGCAGCGCAGGCGGACGTGGTCATCGAGAACTTCCGCCCCGGAACCCTCGAGCGGTGGGGCTTGGGCTACGACGAGCTCTCGACGCACAACCCGGGGCTCGTGCTCGCCCGTGTCAGCGGGTTCGGTCAGATCGGGCCCTACCGGTCGCGTCCGGGCTTCGGGACCCTCGCCGAGGCGATGAGCGGCTTCGCGGCGATGACCGGGGAGCCGGACGGGCCGCCCACCCTCCCGCCGTTCGGCCTCGGTGACGGCGTCGCATCCCTCGCCACCGCGTACGCCGTCATGGTGGCCCTGCACGCGCGGCAGGTGTCCGGTCGCGGACAGGTCATCGACCTGGCGATCGTCGAGCCGATCCTGGCCATGCTCGGACCGCAGATCACCCGATGGGACCAGCTCCGCACGGTCCAGCCTCGCACCGGGAACCGATCGACCAACAACGCCCCGCGCAACACCTACCGCACGAGGGACGGGCACTGGCTCGCGGTCTCGACGTCCGCGCAGTCCATCGCCGAACGCGTCGTCCGGCTGGTCGGGCGGCCGGAGCTCGTCGACGAACCGTGGTTTGCGGCGGGGGCCACGCGCGCGCAGCATGCCGACGAGCTCGACGAGGCGGTCGGCGGCTGGATCGCCCGGCGCGACCGTGCCGACGTGGTCGCCGGCTTCGAGGAGGCGCAGGCCGCCGTCGCGCCGGTCTACGACGCGGCCGACATCGTGGCCGACCCCCAGTTCCAGGCACTCGGTACGATCCACGAGATCGACGACCCTGAGCTCGGGCCGATGCGCATGCAGGGTCCGCTCTTTCGGCTCTCCGAGCACGACGCGGTCATCGGGTTCACCGGCCGGGCGCACGGAGCGGACACCGACGACCTCCTGGCGGAGCTCGGCTTCACCGACGTCCAGGTCGCGGCGCTGCGAAGGGACGGTGCGGTGTGA
- a CDS encoding CoA ester lyase — MRPLVITLLYAPADRPDLVAKALASEADVVIVDLEDAVAAGHKDSARAAVSTLLAGTERPVQVRVNHGGTSWHEADCDAVRGLPPAVGVRVPKVESVRDVQRLVAALHGRELHVLVESALGVEHAFDIATTPGVVSIGLGEADLRSDLRLTDDAGLAWARGRIVNAARAAGLPAPSMSVYPHLRDEAGLVASCRAGRALGFVGRAAIHPAQLAPIRDAFRPSAAEVRTAQDVLAQVQRARADEVGAVVLADGTFLDVAMIEQARAVLALAGRDGTDPQRDRPLAGT, encoded by the coding sequence GTGAGACCCCTGGTCATCACCCTCCTGTACGCACCGGCCGATCGCCCGGACCTCGTGGCGAAGGCGCTCGCGTCGGAGGCCGACGTCGTGATCGTCGATCTCGAGGACGCCGTCGCAGCGGGCCACAAGGACTCGGCGCGCGCCGCTGTGAGCACGTTGCTCGCCGGGACCGAGCGTCCCGTGCAGGTGCGCGTCAACCACGGCGGCACCTCGTGGCACGAGGCCGACTGCGACGCGGTCCGTGGACTGCCGCCCGCGGTGGGCGTGCGGGTGCCCAAGGTCGAGAGCGTGCGGGACGTGCAGCGGCTGGTCGCGGCGTTGCACGGACGCGAGCTGCACGTGCTGGTCGAGTCGGCGCTCGGCGTCGAGCACGCCTTCGACATCGCCACGACGCCCGGGGTCGTCTCGATCGGGCTCGGCGAGGCGGACCTGCGCTCCGATCTGCGGCTGACCGACGACGCCGGACTGGCGTGGGCGCGTGGTCGCATCGTCAACGCCGCGCGCGCCGCCGGCCTGCCCGCGCCGTCGATGTCGGTGTACCCCCACCTGAGGGACGAGGCCGGACTCGTCGCGTCCTGCCGTGCCGGACGCGCCCTGGGATTCGTCGGTCGCGCAGCGATCCACCCTGCTCAGCTGGCACCCATCCGCGACGCCTTCCGCCCCAGCGCGGCCGAGGTCCGGACGGCGCAGGACGTCCTGGCCCAGGTGCAGCGGGCGCGCGCCGACGAGGTGGGCGCGGTGGTCCTGGCCGACGGGACCTTCCTCGACGTCGCGATGATCGAGCAGGCGCGCGCCGTCCTGGCCCTCGCCGGCCGCGACGGGACCGATCCGCAGCGCGACCGGCCCCTCGCAGGCACCTAG
- a CDS encoding ABC transporter permease: MATQTASSGTPRADLPEPLPRARKRSAAVAPGERSLVASPTTWFVWAGTAAFFIFLIGILVSVMVDSFGKSWFNTWLPDSFSTDWYTGAWDRFDMTSVIGVTLTVAFAVIIISVLIGVPAAYLLARRTFPLKKLVSVLFLLPVLMPPITYGIPLATVMYNLGLGRTLTAVILVNLVPSVPFVIMTMTPFIEQINPTIESAARMSGANMRRVFTKILMPLLIPGILAASILVLVRTVGMFELTFLVSGPQSDTLVVAIYRAMTAAGGGEARQLISSMAVVYTISMMVILIVALRFVSPTQLVARVKESRED, translated from the coding sequence ATGGCCACCCAGACCGCGTCGAGCGGGACGCCGAGAGCGGACCTGCCCGAACCCCTGCCGCGCGCCCGGAAGCGGTCCGCAGCGGTGGCCCCCGGCGAGCGATCACTCGTCGCCTCCCCCACGACCTGGTTCGTCTGGGCCGGGACCGCTGCGTTCTTCATCTTCCTGATCGGCATCCTCGTCAGCGTGATGGTGGACTCCTTCGGGAAGTCGTGGTTCAACACCTGGCTGCCGGACAGCTTCTCCACGGACTGGTACACCGGCGCCTGGGACCGGTTCGACATGACGTCGGTCATCGGCGTGACCCTGACCGTCGCGTTCGCGGTGATCATCATCTCGGTCCTGATCGGTGTGCCGGCGGCCTACCTGCTGGCGCGGCGGACCTTCCCGCTGAAGAAGCTCGTCTCGGTGCTGTTCCTGCTGCCGGTCCTGATGCCGCCGATCACCTACGGCATCCCGCTCGCCACCGTGATGTACAACCTCGGCCTCGGGCGCACGCTGACCGCCGTGATCCTGGTGAACCTCGTGCCCTCGGTGCCCTTCGTGATCATGACGATGACGCCGTTCATCGAGCAGATCAACCCGACGATCGAGAGCGCGGCCCGGATGTCCGGTGCGAACATGCGGCGGGTCTTCACGAAGATCCTGATGCCGCTGCTCATCCCGGGGATCCTCGCGGCGTCGATCCTCGTCCTGGTCCGCACGGTCGGGATGTTCGAGCTCACCTTCCTGGTCTCGGGCCCTCAGTCGGACACCCTCGTGGTGGCGATCTACCGCGCCATGACGGCGGCCGGCGGCGGCGAGGCACGCCAGCTCATCTCGTCGATGGCTGTCGTCTACACGATCTCGATGATGGTCATCCTCATCGTCGCCCTGAGGTTCGTCAGCCCGACGCAGCTCGTCGCCCGGGTCAAGGAGTCCCGCGAGGACTAG
- a CDS encoding ABC transporter permease — protein sequence MSAPSIGRTRATRSTASLRHRLAERGIDTSLLMLVPALVFAIALFIYPFSYGIGLTFQPSAAIQEQWGGGIFANYVAFFKDPFIFDSVYLTMRLALPAALFNVLASIPVAFKLRHRFRGKKLLTTLLVLPITLGTVLTAQGLLIFAGRQGWLNRFLLQIGLIDQPLTLVNNYLGVMFSLIISGFPFAFLLISSYLSGIDPSIEAAAKTMGADWKQRFRRVILPLLAPGLATTFILTFVLAFSVFPSARLVGDAMGSTRVMALMGYRAFAEQIDYPMASTIAIMMGVVELLVIGVVLLWRSFMYKGSTGGKG from the coding sequence GTGAGCGCGCCGTCCATCGGCCGCACCAGGGCGACCAGGTCGACGGCCAGCCTCCGGCACAGGCTGGCCGAGCGGGGCATCGACACCTCGCTCCTGATGCTCGTGCCGGCGCTGGTCTTCGCCATCGCCCTGTTCATCTACCCGTTCTCCTACGGCATCGGACTGACGTTCCAGCCCTCCGCCGCGATCCAGGAGCAGTGGGGCGGCGGCATCTTCGCCAACTACGTCGCGTTCTTCAAGGACCCGTTCATCTTCGACTCGGTCTACCTGACGATGCGGCTGGCGCTGCCGGCGGCGCTCTTCAACGTGCTGGCGTCGATCCCGGTGGCCTTCAAGCTCCGGCACCGGTTCCGGGGCAAGAAGCTCCTCACCACGCTCCTGGTCCTGCCGATCACGCTCGGCACCGTGCTCACGGCTCAGGGACTGCTGATCTTCGCGGGGCGCCAGGGCTGGCTCAACCGGTTCCTGCTCCAGATCGGGCTGATCGACCAGCCTCTGACGCTCGTGAACAACTACCTCGGCGTGATGTTCTCGTTGATCATCTCCGGGTTCCCGTTCGCGTTCCTGCTGATCTCCTCGTACCTGTCCGGCATCGACCCGTCGATCGAGGCCGCGGCCAAGACGATGGGCGCCGACTGGAAGCAGCGCTTCCGCCGGGTGATCCTGCCCCTGCTGGCACCGGGGCTCGCGACCACGTTCATCCTGACCTTCGTGCTCGCGTTCAGCGTCTTCCCGTCAGCGCGGCTCGTCGGTGACGCCATGGGCTCGACCCGCGTGATGGCCCTGATGGGCTACCGGGCGTTCGCCGAGCAGATCGACTACCCGATGGCCTCGACGATCGCGATCATGATGGGCGTCGTCGAGCTCCTCGTCATCGGCGTGGTCCTCCTGTGGCGGTCGTTCATGTACAAGGGATCGACTGGAGGCAAGGGCTGA
- a CDS encoding ABC transporter ATP-binding protein translates to MAIAASKFESLELKGVGRSFGGVDALVDLNLTVRAGEFIALLGPSGCGKSTALNCLAGLLPLTHGQILIDGKRVDTVAAENRGFGMVFQNYALFPHLTVEKNIAFGLQMRNVAKPELKRRVAEAIALVKLEVHAKKLPGQLSGGQQQRVAIARAVVLEPRLVLMDEPLSNLDAKLRLEMRTEIRRLHQSLGLTTLYVTHDQEEALSMADRLVVLREGRVQQIGTPEDLHDNPANWHVADFMGYRNLIDLDVTSVDGTTVTVEDKGFMLRGTTVQPVTVGEKVRAAIRPEDLVVVSPAAPVQGGNTTTATVSVVEYHGREFAVGVTTAGGRALHVRSDHAPVIGSTVELTADPARVLVFRVDPSDLAALSVEERELLEVRT, encoded by the coding sequence ATGGCAATCGCTGCCAGCAAGTTCGAGTCACTGGAGCTCAAGGGTGTCGGACGGAGCTTCGGCGGGGTCGACGCGCTGGTGGACCTCAACCTGACGGTCCGGGCAGGCGAGTTCATCGCCCTGCTCGGCCCGTCGGGCTGCGGGAAGTCCACCGCGCTGAACTGCCTCGCTGGGCTGCTCCCGCTCACCCACGGCCAGATCCTGATCGACGGCAAGCGGGTGGACACCGTCGCCGCGGAGAACCGCGGCTTCGGCATGGTGTTCCAGAACTACGCGCTCTTCCCGCACCTGACGGTCGAGAAGAACATCGCCTTCGGGCTCCAGATGCGCAACGTCGCCAAGCCCGAGCTCAAGCGCCGGGTCGCGGAGGCCATCGCACTGGTCAAGCTCGAGGTGCATGCCAAGAAGCTGCCGGGCCAGCTCTCGGGCGGCCAGCAGCAACGCGTGGCCATCGCACGCGCCGTGGTCCTCGAGCCACGGCTCGTGCTGATGGACGAGCCGTTGTCGAACCTGGACGCGAAGCTCCGCCTGGAGATGCGCACCGAGATCCGGCGCCTGCACCAGTCCCTCGGGCTGACGACGCTCTACGTCACCCACGACCAGGAGGAGGCGCTGTCCATGGCGGACCGCCTCGTCGTCCTGCGGGAGGGCCGGGTCCAGCAGATCGGCACGCCGGAGGACCTGCACGACAACCCGGCGAACTGGCACGTCGCCGACTTCATGGGCTACCGCAACCTGATCGACCTGGACGTCACCTCCGTCGACGGCACGACCGTGACCGTCGAGGACAAGGGGTTCATGCTGCGCGGGACGACGGTCCAGCCGGTGACGGTCGGCGAGAAGGTGCGGGCGGCCATCCGCCCCGAGGACCTCGTCGTGGTCTCCCCCGCCGCGCCCGTGCAGGGCGGCAACACGACGACGGCGACGGTGTCGGTCGTCGAGTACCACGGCCGTGAGTTCGCCGTCGGTGTCACGACGGCCGGCGGCCGCGCGCTGCACGTGCGCTCGGACCACGCGCCCGTCATCGGCAGCACCGTCGAGCTCACGGCGGACCCCGCCCGGGTACTCGTGTTCCGGGTGGACCCGAGCGACCTGGCCGCGCTGTCCGTCGAGGAGAGGGAGCTGCTGGAGGTGCGCACGTGA
- a CDS encoding extracellular solute-binding protein gives MRTSRPLHLVAGIAALGMLLAACTAPGTETTPDAETDAPADTAAPAAADEVPETPSSPVTLNILDVAGNEKLTGVMVDAFVAEHPDIISAVTWESAGAPDLVGTIKPQVDSGNLSIDLVMTGTDGLSAGIEQDLWVPIVADHGDRLSNMANYIEPAANMQGLAGDYGVVTTYYPSGPLLQFDPAVVTDVPTTPEELLAWAQANPGKFGYARPANSGPGRTFLQGLPYMLGDTDPMDPENGWDKTWAYLKELGQTIDSYPTGTGQVISNMADGTWALIPTTTGWDINPRALGQEPPTIEAAPFDDFTWVTDAHYAAVPQGQTPDKLSAILNLLQYILTPETNAMAYDTGYFYPGPSIEGATLDLAPQESQDVVAEFGRDWYDDLIEEMPKATPLPPADLVKAFDIWDREVGSGKYEAS, from the coding sequence ATGCGAACTTCCAGACCCCTGCACCTCGTGGCCGGTATCGCGGCTCTCGGGATGCTCCTCGCCGCCTGCACGGCCCCCGGCACCGAGACCACCCCCGACGCCGAGACCGACGCCCCCGCCGACACCGCTGCCCCGGCGGCGGCCGACGAGGTCCCCGAGACGCCCTCGTCGCCGGTCACCCTGAACATCCTCGACGTCGCCGGCAACGAGAAGCTCACCGGCGTGATGGTCGACGCGTTCGTCGCGGAGCACCCGGACATCATCTCGGCAGTGACCTGGGAGAGCGCCGGCGCCCCGGACCTCGTGGGCACCATCAAGCCCCAGGTCGACAGCGGGAACCTGTCGATCGACCTGGTCATGACCGGGACCGACGGGCTCTCCGCCGGCATCGAGCAGGACCTGTGGGTGCCGATCGTCGCGGACCACGGCGACCGGCTCTCGAACATGGCGAACTACATCGAGCCGGCCGCGAACATGCAGGGGCTGGCCGGTGACTACGGCGTCGTGACGACCTACTACCCGTCGGGTCCGCTGCTCCAGTTCGACCCGGCCGTCGTCACCGACGTGCCGACCACTCCGGAGGAGCTGCTCGCCTGGGCCCAGGCGAACCCCGGCAAGTTCGGCTACGCGAGGCCGGCGAACTCCGGTCCCGGCCGCACCTTCCTGCAGGGCCTGCCCTACATGCTGGGTGACACGGACCCGATGGACCCGGAGAACGGCTGGGACAAGACCTGGGCGTACCTCAAGGAGCTCGGCCAGACCATCGACAGCTACCCGACCGGCACCGGTCAGGTCATCTCGAACATGGCGGACGGCACCTGGGCCCTGATCCCGACCACCACCGGCTGGGACATCAACCCGCGCGCCCTCGGCCAGGAGCCGCCCACGATCGAGGCGGCGCCGTTCGACGACTTCACCTGGGTGACCGACGCGCACTACGCCGCCGTGCCCCAGGGGCAGACCCCCGACAAGCTGTCGGCGATCCTCAACCTCCTGCAGTACATCCTCACGCCGGAGACGAACGCCATGGCCTACGACACCGGGTACTTCTACCCCGGCCCGTCGATCGAGGGCGCAACCCTGGACCTGGCACCCCAGGAGAGCCAGGACGTCGTCGCGGAGTTCGGGCGCGACTGGTACGACGACCTGATCGAGGAGATGCCGAAGGCGACCCCGCTGCCGCCGGCCGACCTGGTCAAGGCGTTCGACATCTGGGACCGCGAGGTCGGATCCGGGAAGTACGAGGCCAGCTGA
- a CDS encoding LacI family DNA-binding transcriptional regulator, producing the protein MTARDVARVAGVSVSTVSRALAKPDSVSQPTRDKVLQTARGMGYRPNLAARGLITGRTGTIALIVPDLENPFFAAVAKGVQSKARTAGYAVIIADSDEDPSQEADLVRSLAKQVDGVLLCSPRAPDSVIVQLAQECTIVLVNRRCGDIPTVAIDNLDGVRQAVMHLRALGHRTIAYVGGPSTSWSNRQRIDALRNVATEHTELEVIDLGSFQPYISGGIAAADLVIASGATAVLAYNDLVALGILKRLRQRGVHVPADISVVGVDDIPMSMLTTPALTSVGIPLVNCGRAGVDMLLSLVREPSTPPVHHHDLSFRLVVRESTGPCPTAPPV; encoded by the coding sequence GTGACCGCACGAGATGTGGCCCGCGTCGCGGGCGTCTCCGTCTCCACGGTCTCGCGTGCTCTGGCCAAGCCGGACTCGGTCTCTCAGCCCACCCGCGACAAGGTCCTGCAGACCGCGCGCGGCATGGGCTACCGCCCGAACCTCGCGGCGCGTGGCCTGATCACCGGGCGCACCGGCACCATCGCCCTGATCGTCCCCGACCTCGAGAACCCGTTCTTCGCGGCCGTCGCCAAGGGCGTGCAGAGCAAGGCGAGGACTGCCGGGTACGCGGTGATCATCGCGGACTCCGACGAGGACCCGAGCCAGGAGGCCGATCTCGTCCGCAGCCTGGCGAAGCAGGTCGACGGCGTGCTGCTCTGCTCGCCGCGGGCACCCGACTCCGTGATCGTCCAGCTGGCGCAGGAGTGCACGATCGTCCTGGTGAACCGCCGGTGCGGGGACATCCCGACCGTGGCGATCGACAACCTCGACGGGGTTCGGCAGGCCGTCATGCACCTGCGTGCCCTGGGCCACCGGACGATCGCCTACGTCGGCGGGCCCAGCACCTCCTGGTCCAACCGGCAGCGCATCGACGCCCTGCGGAACGTCGCCACCGAGCACACCGAGCTCGAGGTGATCGATCTCGGGTCCTTCCAGCCGTACATCTCCGGTGGCATCGCAGCGGCGGACCTCGTCATCGCCAGCGGCGCGACCGCCGTCCTGGCCTACAACGACCTCGTCGCCCTCGGCATCCTCAAGCGGCTGCGCCAGCGAGGCGTGCACGTCCCGGCGGACATCAGCGTCGTCGGGGTGGACGACATCCCGATGTCGATGCTGACCACGCCCGCCCTGACGAGCGTCGGGATCCCGCTGGTCAACTGCGGGCGGGCCGGCGTGGACATGCTGCTCAGCCTCGTCCGGGAGCCGTCGACCCCGCCCGTCCACCACCACGACCTGTCGTTCCGGCTGGTCGTCCGCGAGTCCACCGGCCCCTGCCCGACCGCACCACCCGTCTGA
- the manD gene encoding D-mannonate dehydratase ManD: protein MKIEAVDVLITSPGRNFVTLKLTTSDGVVGLGDATLNGRELAVASYLRDHLAPLLVGREADNIEDTWQYLYRGPYWRRGPVTMAALAAVDMALWDIKGKVAGMPVYQLLGGRSRRGALAYGHASGTTVEALFTAIRNLLDEGFTAIRVQAGVPGLAKVYGVGTDQKAGQRYDYEPAGRTTVPVEESWDTAAYLRHIPGVFEAVRAEFGADLPLLHDAHHRLTPNQSAQLGRSLEPFDLFWLEDCTPAENQEGLRRVRSQTTTPLAIGEVLNSVYDYQTLITEQLIDYVRSSATHAGGITGLRKILDFAAIYQIKSGIHGPTDISPVGMAAALHLDIAIHNFGIQELMVHNERTLEVFRTSYTFVDGLLDPGENPGLGVDLDEDAAAAFEYTPAYLPVNRLLDGTMHDW from the coding sequence ATGAAGATCGAGGCCGTCGACGTCCTCATCACGAGCCCCGGCCGCAACTTCGTCACGCTCAAGCTCACGACCAGCGACGGCGTCGTCGGTCTCGGGGACGCCACCCTCAACGGGCGCGAGCTCGCTGTCGCGTCCTACCTGCGTGACCACCTGGCGCCGCTGCTGGTCGGCCGCGAGGCGGACAACATCGAGGACACCTGGCAGTACCTCTACCGGGGGCCGTACTGGCGCCGCGGACCGGTGACGATGGCGGCGCTCGCGGCCGTCGACATGGCCCTGTGGGACATCAAGGGCAAGGTCGCCGGGATGCCCGTCTACCAGCTGCTCGGTGGCCGCAGCCGACGTGGGGCGCTCGCCTACGGCCACGCCTCCGGGACCACCGTCGAGGCGCTCTTCACAGCGATCCGCAACCTCCTCGACGAGGGCTTCACGGCGATCCGCGTCCAGGCCGGCGTGCCCGGTCTGGCCAAGGTCTACGGCGTCGGCACCGACCAGAAGGCCGGTCAGCGCTACGACTACGAGCCGGCCGGCCGGACGACGGTCCCGGTCGAGGAGAGCTGGGACACCGCCGCGTACCTCCGGCACATCCCGGGCGTCTTCGAGGCGGTGCGCGCCGAGTTCGGCGCGGACCTGCCGCTGCTGCACGACGCCCACCACCGGCTCACGCCCAACCAGAGTGCCCAGCTCGGCCGGTCGCTCGAGCCGTTCGACCTGTTCTGGCTCGAGGACTGCACGCCGGCCGAGAACCAGGAGGGCCTGCGCCGGGTGCGCTCGCAGACCACGACCCCGCTGGCGATCGGCGAGGTGCTCAACAGCGTCTACGACTACCAGACCCTGATCACCGAGCAGCTGATCGACTACGTCCGGTCCTCCGCGACGCACGCCGGCGGGATCACCGGGCTCCGCAAGATCCTCGACTTCGCGGCGATCTACCAGATCAAGTCCGGCATCCACGGACCGACGGACATCTCCCCGGTGGGGATGGCTGCTGCGCTGCACCTGGACATCGCGATCCACAACTTCGGCATCCAGGAGCTCATGGTCCACAACGAGCGGACGCTCGAGGTGTTCCGGACCAGCTACACGTTCGTCGACGGCCTGCTGGACCCGGGCGAGAACCCGGGCCTCGGGGTCGATCTCGACGAGGATGCGGCGGCGGCGTTCGAGTACACCCCCGCGTACCTGCCGGTGAACCGGCTGCTCGACGGCACGATGCACGACTGGTGA
- a CDS encoding UxaA family hydrolase has product MSTDDHEGGPAVAQDDVTQDGTAQDGGTAALPLAECALLLRPDDDVAVTTRGLPAGSRVLTATGELVLPGDVPRSHKLAVRDLPAGSAVHKYGQSIGRATVDIAAGSHVHTHNLGMDDTERAYEFGTARTGLPAPTGPSRTFQGYHRANGRVGTRNFVGVLTSVNCSASSAKMIADQFRGTALDAFENVDGVVALTHQSGCGLVPGSDGANVLLRTLRGYAQHPNFGGLLVLGLGCEMVPVQSLVDGLDLPSDTIVHTLTIQDTGGVRATVRAGVALIREMLPVLDSRRRAPAPISELVLGLNCGGSDGYSGITANPALGHASDRLVAAGGTSILAETPEVFGAEHLLTRRAVSEAVGRRLLDRIDWWQDYARAGGGSLDNNPSPGNKAGGLTTILEKSLGAVAKAGQADLSAVYEYAEPVTERGLVFMDTPGYDPVSVTGIVAGGATVVCFTTGRGSVLGCRPTPAIKLATNTEMFERMAEDMDLNCGRIVDGTASLTDVGDEIFELIIAVASGELTVSEELDLGQEEFIPWQLGTVT; this is encoded by the coding sequence GTGAGCACCGACGATCACGAGGGAGGACCGGCAGTGGCCCAGGACGACGTGACCCAGGACGGCACGGCCCAGGACGGCGGGACGGCGGCACTGCCGCTCGCGGAGTGCGCCCTGCTCCTGCGCCCGGACGACGACGTCGCCGTGACGACCCGGGGGCTGCCGGCGGGGTCCCGGGTGCTGACCGCGACCGGTGAGCTCGTGCTCCCCGGCGACGTGCCACGCAGCCACAAGCTGGCCGTCCGCGACCTGCCGGCCGGCTCGGCCGTGCACAAGTACGGGCAGTCGATCGGTCGGGCGACGGTCGACATCGCCGCCGGCAGCCACGTGCACACGCACAACCTCGGCATGGACGACACCGAGCGGGCCTACGAGTTCGGGACCGCCCGGACCGGGCTGCCCGCCCCGACCGGTCCGTCGCGCACCTTCCAGGGCTACCACCGGGCGAACGGACGCGTCGGCACCCGGAACTTCGTCGGGGTCCTCACCTCGGTCAACTGCTCGGCGTCGTCGGCCAAGATGATCGCCGACCAGTTCCGTGGGACGGCGCTCGACGCGTTCGAGAACGTCGACGGCGTGGTCGCGCTGACCCACCAGAGCGGATGCGGACTCGTGCCCGGCAGCGACGGTGCGAACGTGCTGCTGCGCACGCTGCGCGGCTACGCCCAGCACCCCAACTTCGGTGGGCTGCTGGTGCTCGGCCTCGGCTGCGAGATGGTGCCCGTGCAGTCGCTCGTCGACGGCCTCGACCTGCCGAGCGACACGATCGTGCACACGCTGACGATCCAGGACACCGGCGGCGTCCGCGCCACCGTCCGGGCCGGCGTCGCGCTCATCCGCGAGATGCTCCCGGTGCTGGACTCCCGCCGGCGGGCACCCGCGCCGATCAGCGAGCTCGTGCTCGGCCTGAACTGCGGGGGCTCGGACGGCTACTCCGGGATCACGGCCAACCCTGCGCTCGGGCACGCGTCCGACCGGCTGGTCGCGGCCGGCGGGACGTCGATCCTTGCCGAGACGCCCGAGGTCTTCGGGGCCGAGCACCTGCTCACCCGGCGCGCGGTCTCCGAGGCGGTCGGACGCCGGCTGCTCGACCGGATCGACTGGTGGCAGGACTACGCCAGGGCCGGCGGTGGCAGCCTCGACAACAATCCGTCGCCCGGCAACAAGGCAGGCGGGCTGACGACGATCCTTGAGAAGTCCCTCGGTGCGGTGGCCAAGGCGGGGCAGGCCGACCTCAGCGCCGTCTACGAGTACGCGGAGCCGGTGACCGAGCGCGGCCTGGTCTTCATGGACACCCCCGGCTACGACCCGGTCTCCGTGACCGGGATCGTCGCGGGCGGTGCGACGGTCGTCTGCTTCACGACCGGGCGCGGCTCGGTCCTGGGCTGCCGACCCACCCCGGCCATCAAGCTCGCGACGAACACCGAGATGTTCGAGCGGATGGCCGAGGACATGGACCTCAACTGCGGCCGGATCGTCGACGGGACGGCGAGCCTGACCGATGTCGGTGATGAGATCTTCGAGCTGATCATCGCGGTCGCCTCGGGTGAGCTGACCGTGAGCGAGGAGCTCGACCTGGGCCAGGAGGAGTTCATCCCCTGGCAGCTCGGCACCGTGACCTGA